DNA from Nitrospira sp.:
TACTCCAGTGCTGCTGAGGCTGTGGTTCGCTCATCCGGTACGGGAAGATTCACGGAAAACGTGGACCCCGCGCCGACTCGACTTTCGACCGACAGCTCGCCGCCGTGTTCGCGGACGATCTGGTGGGCGGTCGTCAGGCCAAGGCCCGAGCCGTCGCCGGTGCTGTTGGAATGCTTCGTCGTAAAGAACGGATCGAAGATATGTTCCAGGTGATCCGGCGCAATGCCGCATCCCTGGTCCTCGACCTGCATCTGTACCCACGTTGCGCCGCCGCCGTCAGGTGGGATCACGCGCGTCTGCACACAAATACTCCCTTGGCCGTCCGGCATGGCCTCCAGCGCATTCAGCAAGAGGTTCAGGAGAACCTGCTTGATCTGTTGACGATCAAGCGAGAGGAGGGGCAGCCGCGGGGCAAGGACTGTCCGCAGGCGGATCCCGCGCCGCGACGCCGTGGCCGACACGAAACACAGGCAGGATGCGACGAGTTCGTTGAGGTCCACCTCGGTCGGTCGCGGAGTCATGTAGCCGGCATAGTCGAGGATCTCGTGGAGCAGGCCTTCGATGCGATGGACATCTTCGATGGCGTGGCGGCTGAATTCCGTGATGAACACCGGATCGTGCTGACGTTGCGGAGCCAACTGCACAAAGGTCTTGATCGAGGTGAGCGGGTTGCGGATTTCATGGGCAAATCCGCCCGCCATGATTTCCAGCGAGCGCAGGCGATCGGTCCGTCTCATCAACGTGGAGGCCCGGCGCAGATCGTCCTGAGCCATGTGATGGGCCAAGGCATTGCAGGCGATACGTGCGACCGTCTCGGCGACCACCAAAGCTTCCTCGTCCCAGTGAAGATCCTTGCCGATCGGGCCGAAGGTGCACAGACCGAGGAGGCCGGTCCGGTTTTGGAGCGGAACGCAGACTGCCGCATGCGCCGTAGCCATGGCCGCGCCGGTCGTTGAGGAAGATTGCTGGTCGTACCGGAGCATGTGCGGCGTCTTTGAAAGGCTTGTAATGATGGGGTGATCGCCCGGCAATGCGGAGGGTGATACAGAAAGAGCATGTGGTCCCATGGATGTGAGTAGACGATACTGCAGTGGGTCGGACTCTCGTATCCAGAGGGCCGCCGAGGGGAGGTGAATGTGTTGCGAGATGGCAGCCAGAATACAGTCGCCGAGGCGCGGGAGATCCAGCGCCTGTCCCATCCTCTCGGCAAAGTCACCGATTATTCTTATGAGTTCCACGGAACCTGGAAGGATAGCGGTGTGTCGACTGTGTTCGTGGAGTGTCATGGTACCGCGCAGAACAAATCCATCCAGACACCAGCTGTTCAGGGTGTCGCCTTATCCGCCGGGTGTTCGGAGTGCGTGAGTGAAGTATAGCCGTGAGCTTTTTTTTCAGCCAGAGGAATCAAGT
Protein-coding regions in this window:
- a CDS encoding ATP-binding region, ATPase-like:Histidine kinase A-like, with protein sequence MLRYDQQSSSTTGAAMATAHAAVCVPLQNRTGLLGLCTFGPIGKDLHWDEEALVVAETVARIACNALAHHMAQDDLRRASTLMRRTDRLRSLEIMAGGFAHEIRNPLTSIKTFVQLAPQRQHDPVFITEFSRHAIEDVHRIEGLLHEILDYAGYMTPRPTEVDLNELVASCLCFVSATASRRGIRLRTVLAPRLPLLSLDRQQIKQVLLNLLLNALEAMPDGQGSICVQTRVIPPDGGGATWVQMQVEDQGCGIAPDHLEHIFDPFFTTKHSNSTGDGSGLGLTTAHQIVREHGGELSVESRVGAGSTFSVNLPVPDERTTASAALE